In one Cardinium endosymbiont of Dermatophagoides farinae genomic region, the following are encoded:
- a CDS encoding Rpn family recombination-promoting nuclease/putative transposase, producing MSKKINKKKDKKEVADKPHDTVFKNTFCNKEAMLDFLAANLPSDLLVKIDKENLELTNKSFVDPVGRRGESDLVFKTNINGKEGYLYILCEHQSIEDAYMPLRFMEYNVQLLRQHLKEKGNGPLPVILNICIYNGNKPYKGSNSLLSMFADPELARSCMFDKFHLVDLYSTSEDELLSYKKAAFAAMVLKQGIYRSFNQWFANHIDLIVDLLEKDYISYADQVFLYILQVDNHPDLLETIKQSNPKLKEIAMSVAERLRQEGEQKGRQEGIRIGQEKGKLEGKLEGETEKAISIAKSMLNKGYPIEDIIALTGLSPSRIQELV from the coding sequence ATGAGTAAGAAAATAAATAAGAAAAAGGATAAAAAAGAAGTAGCGGATAAGCCTCATGACACCGTATTTAAAAACACATTCTGTAACAAGGAAGCGATGCTAGATTTTCTAGCTGCTAATTTACCTTCCGATCTACTTGTGAAAATAGATAAAGAAAATTTAGAATTAACCAATAAAAGCTTTGTTGATCCAGTTGGGAGAAGAGGAGAGTCTGATTTAGTATTCAAAACCAATATAAATGGAAAGGAAGGATACCTGTACATTCTTTGCGAGCATCAATCTATTGAGGATGCGTATATGCCTCTGCGCTTCATGGAGTATAACGTTCAGTTACTTCGGCAACATCTAAAAGAAAAAGGAAATGGGCCTCTACCAGTGATATTAAATATCTGTATATATAATGGAAATAAGCCATATAAAGGGTCCAATAGTTTATTGTCAATGTTTGCTGATCCTGAGTTAGCCAGATCGTGCATGTTTGACAAGTTTCATCTGGTTGATCTTTATAGTACGTCTGAAGATGAGCTGCTTAGTTATAAAAAGGCCGCTTTTGCAGCTATGGTGCTCAAACAAGGCATTTATCGTTCATTTAATCAATGGTTTGCTAATCATATAGACTTAATTGTAGATCTCTTAGAAAAAGATTATATTAGCTATGCTGATCAAGTTTTTTTGTATATCTTACAGGTGGATAATCATCCAGATTTGTTAGAAACGATTAAACAATCTAACCCAAAATTAAAGGAAATCGCCATGTCAGTAGCTGAAAGATTAAGACAAGAAGGAGAACAAAAGGGGAGGCAAGAAGGTATCCGAATAGGTCAAGAAAAAGGGAAACTAGAAGGCAAGCTAGAAGGAGAAACAGAGAAAGCCATTTCTATTGCGAAGTCCATGCTTAATAAGGGCTATCCTATAGAGGATATTATTGCTCTTACTGGTTTGTCTCCATCTCGTATCCAGGAACTTGTCTAG